One Curtobacterium sp. BH-2-1-1 genomic region harbors:
- a CDS encoding pyruvate carboxylase, producing MFSKILVANRGEIAIRAFRAAYELGAKTVAVYPYEDRNSLHRLKADEAYLIGERGHPVRAYLDVSEIVRVARESGADAIYPGYGFLSENPELAAAAAAAGITFIGPGEHVLEMAGNKVTAKEHAVAAGVPVLASTPASRDIEELLAGADAIGFPVFAKAVAGGGGRGMRRVETKPELRAALEEAMREADSAFGDPTMFLEQAVIRPRHIEVQILADATGTDAGTIHLFERDCSVQRRNQKVVEIAPAPNLDPAIAQALHRDAVAFARSIGYVNAGTVEFLLDTEGERAGQHVFIEMNPRIQVEHTVTEEVTDVDLVQSQMRIAAGQTLGDLGLSQGSVRVHGAALQTRITTEDPTQGFRPDTGRITTYRSPGGAGVRLDGGTVATGAQISPHFDSMLAKMTCRGRDFPAAVARAKRALAEFRIRGVSTNIPFLQAVLEDPDFDRGDISTKFIEERPQLFGGHVSKDRGTKVLNWLADVTVNKPNGERRPQTVEPSEKLPTIDLGAPVPEGQRDRLRLLGPAEWAKALRGQTELAVTETTMRDAHQSLLATRVRTKDLVAVAPYVARLTPQLLSVEAWGGATYDVALRFLGEDPWERLASLREAMPNIPIQMLLRGRNTVGYTPYPTEVTDAFVAEAAATGVDVFRVFDALNDVSQLRPALEAVLATDTAVAEAALCYTADLLDPSEDLYTLDYYLRLAEQMVEAGAHVIGIKDMAGLLRAGAAEQLVTALRERFDQPVHVHTHDTAGGQLATLLAAARAGADAVDVAAAPMAGTTSQPSMSALVAALAHTERDTGLSLDAVGDLEPYWEAVRRAYAPFESGLPGPTGRVYKHEIPGGQLSNLRQQAIALGLGDRFEQVEDWYAEANRILGRPTKVTPSSKVVGDLALQLAAVDADPVDFEQNPQKYDIPDSVVGFMAGELGDLPGGWPEPFRSKVLAGRDVRLEITPVPDAERAHLDTPGPERRQALNRLLFPQPTQQFERVREQYGDLSVVPTVDYLYGLRPEQEHVVPLGKGVDLFVGLEAIGEADARGVRTVMATMNGQLRPVYVRDRSIEVETKAAEQADKTDPKHVAAPFSGVVTLKVAVGDVVEAGQAVASIEAMKMEAAITAPVAGTVGRLAIPVTQQVDAGDLLVVLQ from the coding sequence GTGTTCAGCAAGATCCTGGTCGCCAATCGTGGCGAGATCGCCATCCGTGCCTTCCGGGCCGCGTACGAGCTGGGGGCGAAGACCGTCGCCGTCTACCCGTACGAGGACCGCAACTCCCTGCACCGCCTCAAGGCGGACGAGGCCTACCTGATCGGGGAGCGCGGACATCCCGTCCGCGCCTACCTGGACGTCTCCGAGATCGTGCGTGTCGCACGCGAGTCGGGTGCCGACGCGATCTACCCGGGCTACGGCTTCCTGTCCGAGAACCCGGAGCTCGCCGCCGCTGCCGCCGCCGCGGGCATCACGTTCATCGGCCCGGGCGAGCACGTGCTCGAGATGGCGGGCAACAAGGTCACCGCGAAGGAACACGCGGTCGCGGCCGGTGTCCCGGTCCTCGCGAGCACCCCAGCGAGCCGCGACATCGAGGAACTCCTCGCCGGCGCGGACGCCATCGGCTTCCCGGTGTTCGCGAAGGCCGTCGCCGGTGGCGGTGGCCGTGGCATGCGCCGGGTGGAGACGAAGCCCGAGCTGCGTGCGGCCCTCGAAGAGGCGATGCGCGAGGCCGACAGCGCCTTCGGCGACCCGACGATGTTCCTCGAGCAGGCCGTCATCCGTCCGCGGCACATCGAGGTGCAGATCCTCGCCGACGCCACCGGCACCGACGCCGGCACGATCCACCTCTTCGAGCGCGACTGCTCGGTCCAGCGCCGGAACCAGAAGGTCGTCGAGATCGCACCGGCGCCGAACCTCGACCCGGCGATCGCGCAGGCGCTGCACCGCGACGCCGTCGCCTTCGCCCGGTCGATCGGGTACGTGAACGCCGGCACGGTGGAGTTCCTGCTCGACACCGAGGGCGAGCGTGCGGGCCAGCACGTCTTCATCGAGATGAACCCGCGCATCCAGGTCGAGCACACCGTCACCGAAGAGGTCACGGACGTCGACCTCGTCCAGTCGCAGATGCGCATCGCCGCCGGGCAGACCCTCGGCGACCTCGGCCTGTCGCAGGGCAGCGTCCGCGTGCACGGCGCCGCCCTGCAGACACGCATCACCACCGAGGACCCGACGCAGGGCTTCCGCCCGGACACCGGTCGCATCACGACCTACCGCAGCCCGGGTGGCGCGGGCGTCCGCCTCGACGGCGGCACGGTCGCCACCGGCGCGCAGATCAGCCCGCACTTCGACTCGATGCTCGCGAAGATGACCTGCCGCGGGCGGGACTTCCCGGCGGCGGTGGCCCGGGCGAAGCGCGCCCTCGCGGAGTTCCGCATCCGGGGCGTCTCCACGAACATCCCGTTCCTGCAGGCCGTGCTCGAGGACCCCGACTTCGATCGCGGGGACATCTCGACGAAGTTCATCGAGGAGCGCCCGCAGCTGTTCGGCGGCCACGTCTCGAAGGACCGCGGCACGAAGGTGCTGAACTGGCTCGCCGACGTCACGGTGAACAAGCCGAACGGCGAGCGTCGCCCGCAGACCGTCGAGCCGAGCGAGAAGCTGCCGACGATCGACCTCGGCGCCCCGGTCCCCGAGGGGCAGCGCGACCGCCTCCGCCTGCTGGGTCCGGCCGAGTGGGCGAAGGCGCTCCGCGGCCAGACCGAGCTCGCCGTCACCGAGACGACGATGCGCGACGCCCACCAGTCGCTCCTCGCGACCCGTGTCCGCACGAAGGACCTCGTCGCGGTCGCCCCGTACGTCGCCCGACTCACGCCGCAGCTGCTCAGCGTCGAGGCCTGGGGCGGTGCCACCTACGACGTGGCGCTCCGCTTCCTCGGCGAGGACCCGTGGGAGCGGCTCGCCTCGCTGCGCGAGGCGATGCCGAACATCCCGATCCAGATGCTGCTCCGCGGGCGCAACACCGTCGGCTACACGCCGTACCCGACCGAGGTGACGGACGCGTTCGTGGCCGAGGCGGCCGCGACGGGTGTCGACGTGTTCCGCGTGTTCGACGCGCTCAACGACGTCAGCCAGTTGCGTCCGGCCCTGGAGGCGGTGCTCGCCACCGACACGGCCGTCGCCGAAGCGGCGCTCTGCTACACCGCCGACCTCCTCGACCCGTCCGAGGACCTCTACACGCTCGACTACTACCTCCGCCTCGCCGAGCAGATGGTCGAGGCCGGTGCGCACGTCATCGGCATCAAGGACATGGCCGGCCTGCTCCGCGCCGGCGCGGCCGAGCAGCTCGTCACCGCCCTGCGGGAGCGCTTCGACCAGCCGGTGCACGTGCACACGCACGACACCGCGGGCGGACAGCTCGCGACGCTCCTCGCCGCGGCCCGCGCCGGCGCCGACGCGGTGGACGTCGCCGCCGCGCCGATGGCCGGCACCACCAGCCAGCCGAGCATGTCCGCGCTCGTCGCCGCCCTGGCGCACACCGAGCGCGACACGGGGCTCTCCCTCGACGCCGTCGGCGACCTCGAGCCGTACTGGGAAGCGGTGCGGCGTGCGTACGCGCCGTTCGAGTCGGGCCTGCCGGGTCCGACGGGCCGCGTGTACAAGCACGAGATCCCCGGCGGTCAGCTGTCGAACCTCCGCCAGCAGGCCATCGCGCTCGGGCTCGGCGACCGCTTCGAGCAGGTCGAGGACTGGTACGCCGAGGCGAACCGGATCCTCGGCCGCCCCACGAAGGTCACGCCGTCGTCGAAGGTCGTCGGCGATCTCGCGCTGCAGCTGGCGGCGGTGGACGCCGACCCGGTCGACTTCGAGCAGAACCCGCAGAAGTACGACATCCCGGACTCCGTCGTCGGCTTCATGGCCGGCGAACTCGGCGACCTGCCCGGTGGCTGGCCCGAGCCCTTCCGGTCGAAGGTCCTCGCGGGCCGCGACGTCCGGCTCGAGATCACGCCCGTGCCGGACGCCGAGCGCGCACACCTGGACACCCCCGGGCCCGAACGGCGACAGGCCCTCAACCGCCTGCTCTTCCCGCAGCCGACGCAGCAGTTCGAGCGCGTCCGCGAGCAGTACGGCGACCTGTCCGTGGTCCCGACCGTCGACTACCTGTACGGCCTGCGCCCCGAGCAGGAGCACGTCGTGCCGCTCGGCAAGGGCGTGGACCTGTTCGTCGGGCTCGAGGCGATCGGCGAGGCCGACGCGCGCGGTGTCCGCACGGTCATGGCGACGATGAACGGCCAGCTCCGCCCGGTGTACGTCCGCGACCGCTCGATCGAGGTCGAGACCAAGGCAGCCGAGCAGGCGGACAAGACCGACCCGAAGCACGTCGCGGCACCGTTCTCCGGTGTCGTGACGCTCAAGGTCGCCGTCGGTGACGTCGTCGAGGCCGGACAGGCCGTGGCGAGCATCGAGGCGATGAAGATGGAAGCGGCCATCACGGCACCCGTCGCGGGGACCGTCGGCCGACTCGCGATCCCGGTGACCCAGCAGGTGGACGCCGGCGACCTCCTGGTGGTGCTGCAGTAA
- a CDS encoding long-chain fatty acid--CoA ligase: MNDQRHPTPITAPDHGSAARLLSERARATPDRPILAERRGDTWTPISAADVERRVRGIAKGFVAAGLEPGAHVAILSRTRLEWTLVDFAVWTAGLVSIPVYETSSPDQVRWILSDSEAVAIVVEQEEHARRVASIAPDLPHLGQHWTIDGGGLDDLVRLGEDVTDAELDARTVDVHGHDDATIIYTSGTTGRPKGCVLRHDNFTATVEGASEAMPEVVADDASTLLFIPMAHVFARFIAVMSVSAGVLVGHEPDTKDLMHAVSTFKPSFLLAVPRVFEKIYNSAEQKADLGGKGRIFRAAAKTAVAHSEALASGKVPLGLALRFKLFDRLVYAKLRDAMGGRVRYAVSGSAPLSPRLSHFFRSIGVLILEGYGLTETTAPATVNRAGELRIGSVGRALPGVEIRIAEDDEILIRGVDVFDRYWRNDEATAKALVDGWFRTGDLGRLDTGGVLTVTGRAKELIVTASGKNVAPAPLEDGIREHPLIGQVVVVGEGKPFVAALVTLDRDMLAGWCETRGITPALTAHEAAYDERVHQAVQEAIDAANQRVSRAESVRSFTVLDTDLTEASGHLTPKLTIKRAVVLKDFAADVEHIYSGSKVQTTATPVVEGRRRRG; encoded by the coding sequence GTGAACGATCAGCGGCACCCAACACCGATCACCGCACCCGACCACGGCTCGGCTGCCCGACTGCTCTCCGAGCGGGCGCGGGCGACACCGGACCGTCCGATCCTCGCCGAGCGCCGCGGCGACACCTGGACCCCGATCAGCGCGGCCGACGTCGAACGTCGGGTCCGCGGGATCGCGAAGGGCTTCGTCGCTGCGGGCCTCGAGCCCGGCGCGCACGTGGCGATCCTGTCGCGCACCCGCCTCGAGTGGACGCTCGTCGACTTCGCCGTGTGGACCGCAGGCCTCGTGTCGATCCCGGTCTACGAGACCAGCTCCCCCGACCAGGTGCGCTGGATCCTCTCCGACTCCGAGGCCGTCGCGATCGTCGTCGAGCAGGAGGAGCACGCCCGCCGTGTCGCGTCGATCGCACCGGACCTGCCGCACCTCGGCCAGCACTGGACGATCGACGGCGGCGGGCTCGACGACCTCGTCCGCCTCGGCGAGGACGTCACCGACGCCGAGCTCGACGCCCGCACCGTCGACGTGCACGGCCACGACGACGCCACGATCATCTACACCTCGGGGACGACGGGCCGGCCGAAGGGCTGCGTGCTCCGGCACGACAACTTCACCGCGACCGTGGAGGGCGCGTCGGAGGCGATGCCCGAGGTCGTCGCCGACGACGCCTCGACGCTGCTGTTCATCCCGATGGCCCACGTCTTCGCCCGGTTCATCGCGGTGATGTCCGTCTCCGCGGGCGTCCTCGTCGGCCACGAGCCGGACACGAAGGACCTCATGCACGCGGTGTCGACGTTCAAGCCGTCGTTCCTGCTCGCCGTCCCGCGCGTGTTCGAGAAGATCTACAACTCCGCCGAGCAGAAGGCCGACCTCGGGGGCAAGGGGCGGATCTTCCGCGCCGCCGCGAAGACCGCGGTCGCGCACTCCGAGGCACTCGCGAGCGGGAAGGTCCCGCTCGGACTCGCCCTCCGGTTCAAGCTCTTCGACCGGCTCGTCTACGCCAAGCTCCGCGACGCGATGGGCGGCCGCGTCCGCTACGCCGTGAGCGGTTCGGCACCGCTCTCCCCGCGGCTGTCGCACTTCTTCCGGTCGATCGGGGTGCTCATCCTCGAGGGGTACGGCCTCACCGAGACGACCGCCCCCGCGACCGTGAACCGAGCCGGGGAGCTCCGGATCGGCAGTGTCGGCCGCGCGCTCCCGGGCGTCGAGATCCGGATCGCCGAGGACGACGAGATCCTCATCCGCGGCGTCGACGTCTTCGACCGCTACTGGCGGAACGACGAGGCCACCGCGAAGGCCCTCGTCGACGGCTGGTTCCGGACCGGCGACCTCGGCCGGCTCGACACCGGGGGCGTCCTCACCGTGACCGGCCGCGCCAAGGAGCTCATCGTCACAGCCAGCGGCAAGAACGTCGCACCGGCACCGCTCGAGGACGGCATCCGCGAGCACCCGCTCATCGGACAGGTCGTCGTCGTCGGCGAGGGCAAGCCCTTCGTCGCCGCCCTCGTCACGCTCGACCGGGACATGCTCGCCGGCTGGTGCGAGACGCGCGGGATCACCCCGGCGCTCACCGCGCACGAGGCCGCCTACGACGAGCGGGTCCACCAGGCCGTGCAGGAAGCGATCGACGCCGCCAACCAGCGCGTGTCACGTGCCGAGTCGGTCCGGTCGTTCACGGTGCTCGACACCGACCTCACCGAGGCATCGGGGCACCTCACGCCGAAGCTGACGATCAAGCGCGCGGTCGTCCTGAAGGACTTCGCCGCCGACGTCGAGCACATCTACTCGGGGTCGAAGGTGCAGACCACCGCGACGCCCGTCGTCGAGGGTCGCCGCCGCCGGGGCTAG
- a CDS encoding class II 3-deoxy-7-phosphoheptulonate synthase: MIEGLDYWRTLPIKQQPTWPDASAAEAASAEIATLPPLVFAGEVDKLRERLASAAQGKAFLLQGGDCAETFAGATADSIRDRVKTILQMAVVLTYGASMPVIKMGRMAGQFAKPRSSDFETRGDVTLPAYRGDIVNGYDFTPESRQADPRRLVQGYHTAASTLNLVRAFTQGGFADLRQVHSWNKGFASNPANARYEHLAKEIDRAIRFMDACGADFDELKHVEFYASHEGLLMDYERPMTRIDSRSGLAYDTSGHFIWIGERTRDLDGAHVDFLSRVRNPIGVKLGPTTSVDDMKALVDKLDPNREPGRLTFITRMGAGKIRDELPKLLEAIKGMDANPLWVTDPMHGNGLTTPTGYKTRRFDDVVDEVLGFFEAHREVGTYPGGMHVELTGDDVTECLGGSEQIDEATLATRYESLCDPRLNHMQSLELAFLVAEELGAHPHVRA; the protein is encoded by the coding sequence GTGATCGAGGGCCTCGACTACTGGCGGACGCTCCCGATCAAGCAGCAGCCCACGTGGCCGGACGCCAGCGCGGCCGAGGCCGCCTCGGCCGAGATCGCCACGCTGCCCCCGCTCGTCTTCGCGGGCGAGGTCGACAAGCTGCGTGAACGGCTCGCGTCGGCGGCCCAGGGCAAGGCGTTCCTGTTGCAGGGCGGCGACTGCGCCGAGACCTTCGCCGGTGCCACGGCGGACTCGATCCGCGACCGTGTGAAGACCATCCTCCAGATGGCCGTCGTGCTCACCTACGGTGCGTCGATGCCCGTCATCAAGATGGGCCGCATGGCCGGGCAGTTCGCCAAGCCGCGCTCGAGCGACTTCGAGACCCGCGGCGACGTCACGCTGCCCGCCTACCGCGGCGACATCGTGAACGGCTACGACTTCACGCCGGAGAGCCGCCAGGCCGACCCCCGTCGCCTCGTGCAGGGCTACCACACCGCTGCGTCGACCCTGAACCTCGTCCGCGCCTTCACGCAGGGCGGCTTCGCCGACCTGCGCCAGGTGCACTCGTGGAACAAGGGCTTCGCGTCGAACCCGGCGAACGCCCGGTACGAGCACCTCGCGAAGGAGATCGACCGCGCGATCCGATTCATGGACGCCTGCGGTGCGGACTTCGACGAGCTGAAGCACGTCGAGTTCTACGCCTCGCACGAGGGGCTGCTCATGGACTACGAGCGCCCGATGACCCGGATCGACTCGCGGTCCGGGCTCGCCTACGACACCTCCGGACACTTCATCTGGATCGGTGAGCGCACCCGCGACCTCGACGGCGCCCACGTGGACTTCCTGTCCCGCGTGCGGAACCCGATCGGCGTCAAGCTCGGCCCGACGACCTCGGTCGACGACATGAAGGCCCTGGTCGACAAGCTCGACCCGAACCGCGAGCCGGGGCGCCTGACGTTCATCACCCGCATGGGCGCCGGCAAGATCCGCGACGAGCTGCCGAAGCTGCTCGAGGCGATCAAGGGCATGGACGCCAACCCGCTGTGGGTGACGGACCCGATGCACGGCAACGGCCTGACGACGCCGACCGGGTACAAGACCCGCCGGTTCGACGACGTCGTGGACGAGGTGCTCGGCTTCTTCGAGGCCCACCGCGAGGTCGGCACGTACCCGGGCGGCATGCACGTCGAGCTCACCGGTGACGACGTCACGGAGTGCCTGGGCGGCTCGGAGCAGATCGACGAGGCCACCCTCGCGACCCGCTACGAGTCCCTGTGCGACCCGCGGCTGAACCACATGCAGTCGCTCGAGCTGGCGTTCCTGGTCGCCGAGGAGCTCGGCGCCCACCCGCACGTGCGCGCGTAG
- a CDS encoding ROK family glucokinase gives MHAIGIDIGGTKIAGAVVTELGEIVAEDRVATNAADPDAMLDDVVAMVSRLRAANEVSAVGVAAPGFIDASQSIVYYTPNIRWRNEPLRQKLQQRIGDLHITVDNDANAAGWAEFRFGAGRLVSDMTMLTIGTGVGGAIVTEDRLFRGGFGTGGEIGHLRIVPNGLPCGCGARGCIEQYGSGRALQRMANDVADAGGIGSALADARAANGGELDGHIVGDLILADDPGALAALRRLGRHLGEACASLSAVLDPQLFVFGGGVASAGDRLLDPIKQAYLNNLPARGYHPEPDFVIAELVNDAGVVGAADLARIHARTA, from the coding sequence GTGCACGCCATCGGAATCGACATCGGGGGCACCAAGATCGCGGGAGCGGTCGTCACGGAACTGGGCGAGATCGTCGCCGAGGACCGGGTGGCCACCAACGCTGCGGACCCGGACGCCATGCTCGACGACGTGGTCGCGATGGTCTCGCGACTGCGCGCCGCGAACGAGGTCAGCGCGGTGGGCGTCGCCGCGCCGGGCTTCATCGACGCCTCGCAGTCGATCGTCTACTACACGCCGAACATCCGGTGGCGGAACGAGCCGCTGCGCCAGAAGCTGCAGCAGCGCATCGGTGACCTGCACATCACCGTCGACAACGACGCCAACGCGGCGGGCTGGGCGGAGTTCCGCTTCGGTGCCGGTCGGCTCGTGTCCGACATGACCATGCTCACGATCGGGACCGGCGTCGGCGGTGCGATCGTCACCGAGGACCGCCTCTTCCGCGGGGGCTTCGGCACCGGTGGCGAGATCGGCCACCTCCGGATCGTGCCGAACGGCCTCCCGTGCGGCTGCGGCGCCCGCGGCTGCATCGAGCAGTACGGCTCTGGTCGTGCACTGCAGCGCATGGCGAACGACGTCGCGGACGCCGGCGGCATCGGTTCCGCGCTCGCCGACGCCCGTGCGGCCAACGGCGGGGAGCTCGACGGGCACATCGTCGGCGACCTGATCCTGGCCGACGACCCGGGTGCCCTCGCGGCCCTGCGGCGGCTCGGTCGGCACCTCGGCGAGGCCTGCGCCTCGCTGTCCGCCGTGCTCGACCCGCAGCTCTTCGTCTTCGGCGGCGGCGTCGCGAGTGCGGGGGACCGGCTGCTCGACCCGATCAAGCAGGCCTACCTCAACAACCTGCCGGCCCGGGGCTACCACCCGGAGCCGGACTTCGTGATCGCCGAGCTCGTCAACGACGCCGGTGTCGTCGGCGCGGCCGACCTCGCTCGGATCCACGCCCGCACGGCGTAG
- a CDS encoding peptide deformylase: MTVRPIRLFGDPVLRSPADPIRPDALGSAGIRDLVQDLVDTVKEPGRAGVAAPQIGVGLRAFSYNVDGEVGYVLNPEIVEVSGEPELMDEGCLSVPGLSYPTRRYPYAKVRGVDVDGAEVVLEGTGLMAEALQHEVDHLDGTVYVMTLDPEIRRQALRDIRAQDWFH, from the coding sequence TTGACCGTCCGTCCCATCCGCCTGTTCGGCGACCCCGTCCTCCGGTCCCCGGCCGACCCGATCCGTCCAGACGCGCTCGGCAGCGCGGGCATCCGCGACCTCGTGCAGGACCTCGTCGACACCGTCAAGGAGCCCGGCCGCGCCGGCGTCGCCGCTCCCCAGATCGGTGTCGGTCTGCGCGCCTTCTCGTACAACGTCGACGGCGAGGTCGGCTACGTGCTCAACCCCGAGATCGTCGAGGTGTCGGGGGAGCCGGAGCTCATGGACGAGGGCTGTCTCTCCGTCCCCGGCCTGTCGTACCCCACGCGCCGGTACCCGTACGCGAAGGTCCGCGGGGTCGACGTCGACGGGGCCGAGGTCGTGCTCGAGGGCACCGGGCTCATGGCCGAGGCGCTCCAGCACGAGGTGGACCACCTCGACGGCACCGTGTACGTGATGACGCTCGACCCGGAGATCCGCCGCCAGGCGCTCCGCGACATCCGCGCGCAGGACTGGTTCCACTAG
- the pknB gene encoding Stk1 family PASTA domain-containing Ser/Thr kinase, which yields MTTNAATDPMIGRMIDHRYRVRSRIARGGMATVYLATDVRLERRVAIKIMHGHLADDQAFRERFIQEARSAARLSHPNLVGVYDQGAEDDTAYIVMEYIPGITLRDLLQEHHALTPEQATDILRAVLAGLASAHRAGIVHRDLKPENVLLADDGRIKLGDFGLARATTANTATGAALLGTIAYLSPELVTRGAADSRSDIYALGIMLYEMLTGEQPYKGEQPMQIAYQHANDSVPAPSAAVAGVPPELDDLVAWSTARNPDDRPRDAREMLDHMSGDQQRATGQYRTAVLRPENATAILPAGAATPTSADSGDATTILEPAQRSSAQQPGGRGGRNAPGPRRTGSQPGALSPAGQRLADKSTKRRKRGWIILVVVLVLMAIGGSIGWALGPGPWGNVRIPEVTGKSVSQARQLLEAQGLHTASSTATRFDAVVAKGQVSTTKPAAEREVRKGTLVQIVVSNGPKMIALPAIVGQPLSTVTAALDDDFQLQDDQYQFSADAPKDTVIAATGLGTDGQTIDLSTVETYGERGPVTLTVSLGAVPDVVGKSVSDATATLDTVGLTLGSQDGQFSDDVPEGQIMSAKAQDDPVVRGSAIDVVVSKGPAPITLPDVHGKTINDATSTLDALGLKVSVPDCTNILCGFYDWKASLPVQSTDPAAGTTVHRGDTITLAYKQ from the coding sequence ATGACCACCAACGCCGCCACGGATCCGATGATCGGTCGCATGATCGATCACCGGTACCGCGTACGCTCCCGCATCGCGCGCGGGGGCATGGCGACCGTGTACCTGGCGACCGACGTGCGGCTCGAGCGGCGCGTCGCGATCAAGATCATGCACGGCCACCTGGCGGACGACCAGGCCTTCCGGGAGCGCTTCATCCAAGAGGCCCGGTCGGCCGCCCGGCTCTCCCACCCGAACCTCGTCGGCGTGTACGACCAGGGCGCCGAGGACGACACGGCGTACATCGTCATGGAGTACATCCCGGGCATCACGCTCCGCGACCTCCTGCAGGAACACCACGCGCTGACGCCGGAGCAGGCGACCGACATCCTCCGGGCCGTCCTCGCCGGGCTCGCCTCGGCCCACCGCGCCGGCATCGTGCACCGCGACCTCAAGCCCGAGAACGTCCTGCTCGCCGACGACGGCCGCATCAAGCTCGGCGACTTCGGTCTCGCCCGTGCGACCACGGCGAACACCGCGACGGGGGCGGCCCTGCTCGGGACGATCGCGTACCTCTCCCCCGAGCTCGTCACGCGCGGTGCCGCCGACTCCCGCAGCGACATCTACGCGCTCGGCATCATGCTCTACGAGATGCTCACCGGCGAGCAGCCCTACAAGGGCGAGCAGCCGATGCAGATCGCCTACCAGCACGCCAACGACTCGGTCCCCGCGCCGAGCGCCGCGGTCGCCGGGGTCCCGCCGGAGCTCGACGACCTCGTCGCCTGGTCCACCGCCCGCAACCCGGACGACCGGCCGCGCGACGCCCGCGAGATGCTCGACCACATGTCGGGCGACCAGCAGCGTGCCACCGGTCAGTACCGCACCGCCGTGCTGCGCCCCGAGAACGCGACCGCGATCCTCCCCGCCGGGGCCGCGACGCCGACCTCGGCAGACTCGGGCGACGCCACCACCATCCTCGAACCAGCCCAGCGCTCGTCGGCCCAGCAGCCCGGCGGCCGCGGTGGCCGGAACGCGCCGGGTCCCCGCCGGACCGGGTCGCAGCCAGGAGCCCTCTCCCCCGCCGGACAGCGGCTCGCCGACAAGTCGACCAAGCGTCGCAAGCGCGGGTGGATCATCCTCGTCGTCGTCCTCGTGCTCATGGCGATCGGCGGCTCGATCGGCTGGGCGCTCGGACCCGGACCGTGGGGCAACGTCCGCATCCCCGAGGTCACGGGCAAGTCCGTCTCGCAGGCACGACAACTCCTCGAGGCGCAGGGCCTCCACACGGCGTCGTCGACCGCGACCCGGTTCGACGCCGTCGTCGCGAAGGGCCAGGTGTCCACGACCAAGCCCGCCGCCGAGCGCGAGGTCCGCAAGGGCACCTTGGTGCAGATCGTCGTGTCGAACGGCCCGAAGATGATCGCCCTGCCGGCCATCGTCGGGCAGCCGCTCTCCACCGTCACCGCGGCGCTCGACGACGACTTCCAGCTGCAGGACGACCAGTACCAGTTCTCCGCCGACGCCCCGAAGGACACCGTCATCGCCGCGACGGGTCTCGGCACCGACGGCCAGACGATCGACCTCTCGACGGTCGAGACCTACGGCGAACGCGGCCCGGTGACGCTCACCGTCTCCCTCGGCGCGGTCCCGGACGTGGTCGGCAAGTCCGTGAGCGACGCCACGGCGACGCTCGACACGGTGGGGCTCACCCTCGGCTCGCAGGACGGCCAGTTCAGCGACGACGTGCCCGAGGGGCAGATCATGTCCGCGAAGGCCCAGGACGACCCCGTCGTACGCGGCTCCGCGATCGACGTCGTCGTGTCCAAGGGTCCGGCGCCCATCACGCTGCCCGATGTGCACGGGAAGACGATCAACGACGCCACCTCGACGCTCGACGCGCTCGGGCTCAAGGTCTCGGTGCCGGACTGCACGAACATCCTGTGCGGCTTCTACGACTGGAAGGCCTCGCTCCCCGTCCAGTCCACGGACCCGGCGGCGGGCACGACGGTGCACCGCGGCGACACGATCACGCTCGCCTACAAGCAGTAG
- a CDS encoding 1-acyl-sn-glycerol-3-phosphate acyltransferase, which produces MTYWLLKNFLLGPLILTLFRPWVVGREHVPAKGPVIFASNHISFIDSVILPAVLDRRLSFLAKSDYFTGRGLKGWATKTFFNAIGQLPIDRSGGKASEASLRTGLQVLARGEQLGIYPEGTRSPDGKLYRGRTGIARMILEGRVTVVPVAMVGTREVQQIGQRFPKFKRVGVVFGKPLDFSRFEGFETDRFILRSVTDEVMHELAGLSRQEYVDVYATSVKERASTAREQVLRGKVTRNGRGTSAR; this is translated from the coding sequence ATGACCTACTGGCTGCTGAAGAACTTCCTGCTCGGGCCGCTCATCCTCACGCTCTTCCGGCCGTGGGTCGTCGGCCGTGAGCACGTCCCCGCGAAGGGACCGGTGATCTTCGCGTCCAACCACATCTCGTTCATCGACTCGGTGATCCTGCCTGCGGTGCTCGACCGCCGGCTGTCGTTCCTGGCGAAGAGCGACTACTTCACGGGTCGCGGGCTCAAGGGCTGGGCGACGAAGACGTTCTTCAACGCCATCGGCCAGCTCCCCATCGACCGCTCCGGCGGCAAGGCGTCCGAGGCGTCGCTCCGGACCGGCCTGCAGGTCCTCGCCCGGGGTGAGCAGCTCGGCATCTACCCCGAGGGCACCCGCAGCCCGGACGGCAAGCTCTACCGGGGCCGGACCGGCATCGCCCGCATGATCCTCGAGGGGCGCGTCACCGTCGTCCCGGTCGCCATGGTCGGCACGCGCGAGGTGCAGCAGATCGGGCAGCGCTTCCCGAAGTTCAAGCGCGTGGGCGTCGTCTTCGGCAAGCCCCTCGACTTCTCCCGCTTCGAGGGCTTCGAAACCGACCGCTTCATCCTCCGCAGCGTCACCGACGAGGTCATGCACGAGCTCGCCGGGCTGAGCCGCCAGGAGTACGTCGACGTCTACGCGACGAGTGTCAAGGAGCGTGCGAGCACGGCGCGCGAGCAGGTCCTCCGCGGCAAGGTCACGCGGAATGGGCGGGGCACCTCGGCACGTTAG